A window of the Chlamydia sp. genome harbors these coding sequences:
- a CDS encoding RNA polymerase sigma factor gives MRMDTLDNQAAEAAQEEEIQRKLEELVTLAKDQGFITYEEINEILPPSFDTPEQIDQVLIFLAGMDVQVLNQADVERQKERKKEAKELEGLAKRSEGTPDDPVRMYLKEMGTVPLLTREEEVEISKRIEKAQVQIERIILRFRYSTKEAVSIAQYLINGKERFDKIVSEKEVEDKTHFLNLLPKLISLLKEEDAYLEERLLALKDPTLSKQDQIKLNDDLEKCRIRTQAYLRCFHCRHNVTEDFGEVVFKAYDSFLQLEQQINDLKVRAERNKFAAAKLAAARRKLYKREVAAGRTLDEFKKDVRMLQRWMDKSQEAKKEMVESNLRLVISIAKKYTNRGLSFLDLIQEGNMGLMKAVEKFEYRRGYKFSTYATWWIRQAVTRAIADQARTIRIPVHMIETINKVLRGAKKLMMETGKEPTPEELGEELGFTPDRVREIYKIAQHPISLQAEVGDGGESSFGDFLEDTAVESPAEATGYSMLKDKMKEVLKTLTDRERFVLIHRFGLLDGRPKTLEEVGSAFNVTRERIRQIEAKALRKMRHPIRSKQLRAFLDLLEEEKVGSGKIKSYKN, from the coding sequence ATGCGCATGGATACGCTAGATAATCAAGCTGCAGAAGCAGCTCAAGAAGAAGAAATCCAAAGAAAATTAGAAGAGTTGGTTACTCTTGCTAAGGATCAAGGGTTCATTACATATGAAGAAATTAACGAAATTCTTCCTCCTTCTTTCGATACGCCAGAACAGATCGATCAAGTTTTAATTTTTCTTGCGGGGATGGATGTTCAGGTTCTGAACCAAGCAGATGTAGAACGGCAGAAAGAAAGAAAAAAAGAAGCCAAAGAGCTAGAAGGGCTAGCTAAACGTTCTGAGGGAACACCGGACGATCCTGTTCGTATGTACCTCAAAGAAATGGGGACCGTTCCGCTACTTACAAGGGAGGAAGAAGTCGAGATTTCGAAACGAATAGAGAAAGCTCAAGTACAAATCGAAAGAATTATTTTACGTTTTCGCTATTCGACTAAAGAGGCGGTGTCCATCGCACAATATCTTATCAATGGTAAGGAACGTTTTGATAAAATTGTTTCTGAGAAAGAAGTCGAGGATAAAACACATTTTCTGAATCTTTTACCTAAACTGATTTCTCTGCTTAAAGAAGAGGATGCGTATTTAGAAGAGCGTCTTCTGGCTCTGAAGGATCCTACACTATCTAAGCAGGATCAGATTAAACTAAATGATGACCTTGAAAAATGTCGTATTCGAACACAAGCGTATCTGCGATGCTTCCATTGTCGTCACAATGTTACAGAAGATTTTGGGGAAGTTGTTTTCAAAGCATATGACTCTTTCTTGCAATTAGAGCAACAGATCAATGATTTGAAAGTGCGAGCAGAAAGGAATAAGTTTGCCGCAGCAAAACTTGCTGCAGCACGGCGCAAATTATACAAGCGGGAGGTAGCTGCTGGGAGGACTCTCGACGAGTTTAAGAAAGACGTGCGAATGTTGCAGCGTTGGATGGATAAGAGTCAGGAAGCCAAAAAAGAGATGGTTGAATCCAATTTACGGCTTGTCATCTCTATCGCGAAGAAATACACCAATAGAGGTTTGTCTTTCTTAGATTTGATTCAAGAAGGAAATATGGGCTTGATGAAAGCCGTGGAAAAATTTGAATATCGTCGTGGGTACAAATTTTCAACGTATGCCACATGGTGGATTCGTCAGGCTGTAACACGAGCAATTGCTGATCAGGCAAGAACCATTCGGATTCCTGTTCATATGATAGAAACCATCAATAAAGTGCTTCGTGGAGCCAAGAAGCTGATGATGGAAACAGGAAAAGAGCCTACTCCTGAGGAGTTGGGAGAAGAACTAGGTTTCACTCCAGATCGTGTTCGAGAGATCTATAAGATAGCTCAGCACCCGATTTCTCTGCAGGCAGAAGTTGGAGATGGTGGGGAAAGCTCTTTTGGAGATTTCTTAGAGGATACCGCTGTTGAATCTCCTGCTGAGGCTACCGGCTACTCTATGTTGAAAGACAAAATGAAAGAAGTATTGAAGACTCTTACCGATCGGGAGCGGTTTGTTTTGATCCATCGGTTTGGTCTTCTAGATGGTCGTCCCAAAACCTTGGAAGAGGTTGGGTCTGCGTTCAATGTAACAAGAGAGCGAATTCGACAGATTGAAGCTAAGGCTTTGCGGAAAATGCGTCACCCCATCCGTTCCAAACAATTACGAGCATTTTTGGATTTATTGGAAGAAGAGAAGGTTGGCTCAGGAAAGATAAAAAGTTACAAAAATTAG
- the folB gene encoding dihydroneopterin aldolase, which yields MYRLDIADFRVWVSLGVSEQERHYEQPVLVSLSLFFKKEPKACSTDQLSDSVCYASLASLIEKTVTNNPCALIERLAKVLLEKIEEALVDQVCRIDVRVSKERPPVPDLLSPVSFSISKEVS from the coding sequence TTGTATCGGTTAGATATTGCAGATTTTCGTGTTTGGGTGTCTTTGGGAGTATCGGAACAAGAACGGCATTATGAGCAGCCCGTTCTTGTTTCTCTTTCTCTTTTTTTTAAAAAAGAACCCAAGGCTTGCTCTACTGATCAACTGTCAGACAGTGTATGCTATGCTTCGCTCGCTTCTTTGATTGAAAAGACTGTAACGAATAATCCCTGTGCTTTAATTGAACGTTTGGCTAAGGTTTTGCTGGAAAAAATCGAAGAGGCTTTAGTCGATCAGGTTTGTAGGATTGATGTGCGGGTAAGTAAAGAGCGTCCTCCGGTCCCAGATTTATTAAGTCCTGTCAGTTTTAGTATAAGTAAAGAGGTATCGTGA
- the folP gene encoding dihydropteroate synthase, translating into MTSWNFVCLSLGSNLGNRHDHIKRAYASLKKAGVRNIKSSVILETKALLLDGAPKEWDLPYFNSVVIGETLLSPDELIKKIKDIQKDFGRDDSQKWAPRPIDIDILLYGEEAFSYHSELCTVPHPRLLDRPFLLSMIASLCPYRLFYSKGAPCNGKTFAEISAIYPLKENDVLGSFGPAIQIMGVVNITDNSISDTGLFLESRRAAAHAERLFAEGASIIDLGAQAINPRVKDLGNVEEEWERLEPVLKLLAERWRHAKQYPDVSIDTFRPEIIRRAIEVFPIRWVNDVSGGSLEMAHLAKEFQLRLLINHSCSLPPRPDCVLSYEESPVEQMLRWGESQLETFSRIGLDTRWQVVFDPGIGFGKSPVQSMLLMDGVERFKQTLECPILIGHSRKSCLSMLGRFSSEDRDWETIGCSVSLHDQGVDYLRVHQVEGNRRALAAAAWAGMPV; encoded by the coding sequence GTGACTAGTTGGAATTTTGTTTGTTTAAGTTTAGGTTCGAATTTAGGTAACCGACATGACCACATAAAACGTGCCTACGCAAGTTTAAAGAAAGCAGGAGTAAGAAATATAAAAAGCTCCGTGATTCTTGAGACCAAGGCCCTACTATTAGATGGTGCTCCTAAAGAGTGGGATCTTCCTTATTTTAATTCTGTAGTTATTGGAGAGACATTGCTTTCTCCAGACGAACTCATCAAGAAAATCAAGGATATTCAAAAAGATTTTGGAAGGGATGATTCGCAAAAATGGGCTCCTCGGCCCATTGATATAGATATTCTTCTCTACGGAGAAGAAGCATTTTCGTACCATAGTGAATTATGCACGGTGCCGCATCCCAGACTATTGGACAGACCCTTCCTTCTTTCGATGATTGCCTCCTTATGTCCGTATCGTCTCTTTTATTCAAAAGGGGCACCTTGCAACGGGAAAACCTTTGCAGAAATTTCAGCTATTTATCCACTCAAGGAAAACGATGTTTTAGGAAGTTTCGGGCCTGCAATCCAGATTATGGGCGTTGTGAATATCACAGATAATTCTATATCGGACACTGGGTTATTTTTAGAGTCAAGAAGGGCTGCGGCACATGCAGAGCGGCTATTTGCGGAAGGAGCTTCTATTATTGATTTGGGAGCTCAAGCAATCAATCCCCGGGTAAAAGATTTAGGAAATGTTGAAGAAGAATGGGAACGTTTAGAGCCTGTTTTGAAGCTATTAGCGGAACGATGGCGACATGCTAAACAATATCCAGATGTGTCGATAGATACTTTTCGTCCTGAGATCATACGGCGAGCTATTGAAGTATTTCCTATTCGTTGGGTTAATGATGTTTCTGGTGGCTCTTTGGAAATGGCACATTTGGCAAAAGAATTTCAATTGCGATTATTGATTAATCATTCGTGTTCTTTGCCTCCACGTCCGGATTGTGTTCTTTCTTACGAAGAATCTCCTGTTGAGCAAATGTTACGTTGGGGGGAATCTCAATTAGAAACATTCTCTCGGATAGGGTTAGATACTCGCTGGCAAGTAGTCTTCGATCCAGGTATAGGGTTTGGGAAATCTCCTGTGCAGTCCATGTTGCTTATGGACGGTGTAGAGCGGTTTAAACAGACGTTAGAATGCCCAATATTAATCGGCCATTCTCGAAAATCTTGTTTGAGTATGCTGGGTCGATTTAGTAGTGAAGATCGTGATTGGGAAACCATAGGCTGTTCTGTATCTCTTCATGATCAAGGTGTCGATTATTTACGTGTACATCAGGTTGAGGGGAATAGACGGGCTTTAGCGGCTGCAGCCTGGGCAGGAATGCCCGTATGA